DNA from Nerophis lumbriciformis linkage group LG39, RoL_Nlum_v2.1, whole genome shotgun sequence:
GTTGCATCACCTTGACAACGCATCCCTCCCTTCTGAAAAATGAACTCTACGAAGTGGAAGTCAAGGTAGTTCTTGTAGCTTCATCAGTGATTTCCACATAGCATGTGTTGACCCGTATAATGCTCAAACCAAGGCATCAGAGGTGGGAGCCAACGGTCACTTGTTGGACTATGACATTGCCATGGTGACGATCCGAGTGGTGGACCTTAACAACCACCCGCCTACTTTTTATGGCGAGAACGGACCACAGAGCAAGTTTGAGGTCACCATGTATGAGCATCCTCCTGCAGGGGAGATCCTACGTGGATTCAAGATCACGGTCAACGATTCAGATCAGGTTAGTAGATCTGAAAAGAGTATTTTgactttatctaaaaaaaaataatgtaatttttcTTCAAACACATATTTTGACTCTTAGGGGGCAAATGCCAAATTCAAATTAAGACTGGTGGGACCGAGCAGAGTTCTGCGAGTGGTTCCCCAGACGGTCCTGAACGAAGCCCAGGTAACCATCATCGTGGAGGACACATCTGGCATCGACTACGAAAAAGGACCGACCCTTTCGTTCAAGGTCAGAACTCATAAGAAAAATACTATTTTCACAAACAGGCACAATAGGAGGTTCCAGTTGTTTTATCATTACGGTATGTATACACAGCTTTTGGCGGTGGAAATTGACACTCCCGAGCGCTTCAGTGCGACAGCAGATATCGTGATCAACCTTCTGGACACTAACGACAACACCCCCAAATTCACTTCGGAGTATTACATTACCAGGGTTGCGGAGAACTCTCCCGGAGGGTCTAGTGTCGCATCTGTAACGGTAAGATGCCATTTTAGCCCAACCAAAGACttcctatttactttattttgtcaCATGACCACATACACTGTATCTTGTCTCTGACATTATTATCGTTATGCTTGCTCCTCCAGGCAAACGATCCAGACTCGGGACCTTGGGGTGAAGTCAAATACTCCATTTATGGATCAGGGTCAGATTTGTAAGTATAAACAAAACACAACTTGAGACTTCCTGGTAGTAAAGATCCCGATCCATATTTAGATTCAGCGTAAGGAAGTTAGCAAGGAACAAGTCTGTTTAGGCACAACACAAACAGCCTCGGGCTAAGATGGCTCCAAGATTCCGGCTAATCTTCTAATTGGATTGCAAGGTTAAAAATAGTCAGCGTGGCCCATCTCACGTCGGAGCGAGCCAATTAACATACAGGGTGACAGCTGGAGCCCGAGATGGAGAAGTAAGGAAAGCGCAGTGGCGGAGGGAAAGTGTAAATTTATGCTCGTCTGCAGGCAGCCACCAGAGCTAATTGTGTGAAAGTTTGCGAGCAACTTGTGAGTTATCGCAGGAAATAAAATAGCAGCAAGCTCGATGTCAaaatggaaacacaaaccaccgATACAAATATTATAACTTATGATCTTTAAAACATACTTCTCAAAGATGTGTGCATGTAGCCTAGTCGAGGTATCAACATATTACTTTGTTAGTTGTGGTTATAATATTACGCATGCAAATGGTGACCAAAACAGAAATCTTAATGCAATATAACttttttaaaaatcagttctaatacagtagtacctcaacttataaGCTTAATTGATGTTCGTAGCTCGTAactcaaaacatccatccatccatcttcttccgcttatccgaggtcgggtcgcaggggcagcagcctaagcagggaagcccagacttccctctccccagccacttcgtccagctcttcccggggaatcccgaggcgttcccaggccagccgggagacatagtctccccaacgtgtactgggtcttccccgtggccttctaccggtcggacatgccctaaacacctccctagggtggcatcctgacgagatgcccaaaccacctcatctggctcctctccatgcggaggagcatcggctttactttgatctcccctcggatgacagagcttctcaccctatctctaagggagagccccgccacccggcggaggaaactcatttcggccgcttgtacccgtgatcttgtcctttcggtcataacccaaagctcatgaccataggtgaggatgggaacgtagatcgactagtaaattgagagctttgccttccggctcagctccttcttcaccacaacggatcgatacagcgtccgcattactgaatacgccgcaccgatccgccagtcgatctcacgatcaactcttccctcactcgtgaacaagactccgaggtacttgaactcctctacttggggcagggtctcctccccaacccggagatggcactccacccttttccgggcgagaaccatggactcggacttggaggtgctgattctcatcccagtcgcatcacactaggctgcgaaccgatccagtgagagctgaatatcttggccagatgaagccatcaggaccacatcatctgcaaaaagcagagacctaatcctgcagccaccaaaccggatcccctcaacgccttgactgcgcctagaaattctgtccataaaagttatgaacagaatcggtaactcaaaacactcgtatTTCATTTCAACGTTGAtctttgaaatgaattgaaattaaCTTAAATGGTACTTGGTcaaaacttttatggacagaatttctaggcgcagtcagggcgttttgggtatctggtttggtggctgcaggattaggtctctgctatttgcagatgatgtggtcctgatggcttcatctggccaggatctcagctctcactggatcggttcgcaactgagtgtgaagcgactgggacgggaatcagcacctccaagtccgagtccatggttctcgcccagaaaagggtggattgccatctccgggttggggaggagatcttgccccaagtggaggagttcaagtacctcggagtcttgttcacgagtgagggaagagtggatcgtgagattgacaggcggatcggtgcggcgtattcagtaatgcggacgctgtatcgatccgttgtggtgaagaaggagctgagccggaaggcaaagctctcgatttaccggtcgatctacattcccatcctcacctatggtcatgagctttgggtcatgaccgaaaggacaagatcacgggttcaagcggccgaaatgagtttcctccgccgggtggcggggctctcccttagagatagggtgagaagctctgtcatccggggggagctcaaagtaaagccgctgctcctccacatcgagaggagccagatgaggtggttcgggcatctggtcaggatgccacccgaacgcctccctagggaggtgtttcgggcacgtccgaccggtaggaggccacggggaagacccaggacacgttgggaagactatctctcccggttggcctggtaacgcctcgggatcccccgggaggagctggacgaagtggctggggagagggaagtctgggtttccctgcttaggctgctgcccccgcgacccgacctcggaaaagcagaagaagatggatggatggatggatggatggatggatggatggtacttggtccctccaaaacagcaccattttaacatgtaacataccTTTTATAACGAAAAACATGTAAttagataaaaaatattttatgaaaaacaatagaatagaaagtaatgtaaacaacacagtagtttatgaagtaatgtaatattaATGTGCAGCATTTACCCTAAAGAAGACTTCTATGGTATTACCtttcagctgcttctccgtcaaacacgccatcagtagcTTTTCCATATATTCATTGATACATTTTTTGTCGCCGTTTTTGTTGTTACAAAAAGCCTAGGCTCAAACTACAAGTACACAGTCCGTCGTGATagtgattatttatttaattcagtgACTATAAtttgcttcttcttctcagcactttcTTCGTTCCATGGTCGGAAAAACTAAATTATGTCGATATGTAGCTATAAGCtattgctagcgagtaagactggATTGTTTTAGTCATATCTTCGGACAATCGCTACACTAACTAGCGGAAGGaaggcttgtaactcaaattctaGATGGCTGCTTAAAGCAAAACAATTAGCcaatcaaagtcaatcaatcaaagtttacttatatagcccttaatcacgaatgtctcaaagggctgcacaagccacaacgtcatcctcggctcagatcccacatcagggcacaatgcatacttgcaaaccctcccgaattttccgggagactcccgaaattcagcgcctctcccgaaaacctcccgggacaacttttctcccgaaaatctcccgaaattcaggcggacctgagtgacgtgtcgacagcctgttttcacgtccgctttcccacaatataaacagcgtgcctgcccaatcacgttacaactgtagaatgatggagggcgagttcttggtttcttatgtgggtttaatattgttaggcagtttcattaacgtcctcccagcgcggtaacaacacacaacaacagcagtcacgttttcgtctaccgtaaagcagttcgtctgccgtaaacagcaatgttgtgacactcttaaacaggacaatactgccatctactgtacatgcatatgtgacaataacatctacggcttttagagagtgcagtgcacaactgcgcacacaacaaggagaagaagcagaatgcatcatcagagagggtgttcagcatggttagaaaaatagtgacagagaatagaacaaggatggacaattcaacccttaactcaacaatgagtagatgagtgttatgtgtgtgtatatgtgtaaataaatgaacactgaaattcaagtatttctcttatatatatatatatatatatatatatatatatatagctagaattcggtcaagtatatcttacatatatatatatatatatatatatatatatatatatatatatatatatatatatatatatatatatatatatatatatatgaaatacttgacttggtgaattctagctgtaaatatactcctcccctcttaaccacccccccaaccacgccccctgacccccctcccgaaatcggaggtctcaaggttggcaagtatggcacaatgagaaacctcggaggggacccACTCCCCTGGGCAAGAGACAGCtcatatctcaaaacactctaatAAGTCATAGTATCAATGTACTAGACCGTTTTTAACAAGAAAACCCAGAAAGTAGTAATTTCATTGATATTTTTGTTGATTATGTAAAATACTTTCCGCTTGCCTTGGTGACCCGTGGTGCAGGTTTTCCATCCACCCGTCGACAGGCCTCATCTCCACACAGCCGTGGACCACCCTGGACGCGGAGGTGCGCTCCAAGTTCAACTTCTACGTGAAGGCAGAGGACTCGAAGGGAAAGTACAGCCTGGCCGAAGTCTTCGTCACCGTGCTGGACATGAACGACCACTCGCCCGTATTCGACGACAAACTGCTGGAGAAGACCATGGTCATTGGCACGCCAGTTAAAGTGGAGGTGTGTAGAAAACAACTGTACTGTATTTAGTTGAAAATGACATGTTTATGGTTGTTTAGAAGAGTTGTTTTAGTATGGGCAGAATACAGGTCACAGTTTTATATGGAACATGTTCACATTTCGGGTCTTTATAGACAAAGACAGTACTGTGTCTCTTTctgaatgttttgtttttgttgaaaAGTTGGCAAAACTATAATTCACTAACGGCGCCACTAGAACAACTACACTTTAATTGTGTCCACTTCTGCATTGGAATTGGGAGAACATTTAGTACACATGTTGGTCCACCTCACACCTACGTTTGGCTCGTATGAGCGCACTAATACGCGCCCGATTTTCGCATTATTGGAAGAGGTAGGATTGAACACGGCCCGATTCCATGCACATGCATATGTTTAAACCTCACTGCTTGACAACTTCATGAGTGTGCTGGCTGGTGAGTTAGCCCAGGATTTTAGCTCATTGGTCAGCACTAGGGTTGTACTAGACTAGGCTTTTCTGaccatattctgatattgtccaactcttaattaccgattccgatatcaaccgataccgatatatacagtcgtggaattaacacattatgatgcctaattttgttgtcatgccccgctggatgcattaaacaatgtaacaaggttttccaaaataaatcaactcaagttatggaaaagaatgccaacatggcactgccatatttattattgaagtcacaaagtgcattattttttttaacatgcctcaaaacagcagcttggaatttgagacatgctcatgaggagattgaggtgggggggtcggaagagttagtgctgcaaggggttttgggtatttgttctgttgtgtttatgttgtgttacggtgcggatgttctcccgaaatgtgtttgtcattcttgtttggtgtgggttcacagtgtggcgcatatttgtaacagtgttaaagttgtttatacggccaccctcagtgtgacctgtatggctgttgaccaagtatgaaatgcatttacttatgtgtgtgaaaagccgtagatattatgtgattgggccggcacgcaaaggcagtgcctttacggattattggcgctctgtacttctccttacgttcgtgtaccactccgtacagcggcgttttaaaaagtcctaaattttactttttgaaactgataccgataatttccgatattacattttaaagcattcatcggccgataatatcggcagtccgatattatcggacatctctagttgtacggtataccggtattggtatagtaccgtgatactaatgaatcatattcagtactataccgcctctaaaaagtaccggtacgcCGCCCtgtcgtgtcattgttggttttacgagcagacgagcttgttccgcagcgcacaatcacgaagtacttagaaccagacacagtgtgtagacagaaaacggaaaacggacgcattttggcttaaaaactaacgataaaggtgaaggtaTAATActgaacatccactgtaatgataccaagtacaggagcgtatctagtcgatactactatgattacgtcgatattttttagcatcacaatatctattttgttttaatttgtatttatattatgtttataaactcagaaaaaatgtcgctggacacacgaggactttgaatatgaccaatgtatgatcctgttactacttggtatcggattaatacctaaatttgtggtatcatccaaaactaatgtaaagtatccaaacaacagaagaataagtgattattactttttaacagaagtgtagatagcacatgttaaaagagaaaataaccagatattaaaagtaaatgaacaagtagatgaataatccattttctaccacttgtcctttataatgttgacaaaaataatagaagggaaaatgacacaatatgttactccatatgtcagcagctaaattaggagcctttgtttgcttacctaccactaaaaggcaagttgtcttgtatgttcactattttatttaaggactaaattgcaataagaaacatatgtttaatgtaccctaagatttttttgttaaaataaagccaataatgcaattgtttgtggtcccctttgtttagaaaagcaccgaaaagtatcgaaatacatcttgataccaaaatattggtatcgggacaacactagtcagcaCACACACTTCTCATGCCGTCGTAGGAAAAAACAAAACGCAATGCAAAGCCTCTACAATGGTGCCGTGATCCGGATGAAAGTGAGTAAGGTTTAGAATGGaatgatctttattgtcattgcagaagtacaacaacattttgttcaGGGCGTTGAGTGGAGCAGGGGCCAGCCACCCTTGGCTATGTGCACACTAGTAAACCTCAGTCTTTGACAACTTTAAGAGTCTGCTGTCTGCTGAGTTACTCAGCTCGGGCTTTTAGCTCAGTGGTCAGCATGCTTGCTTCTCACGCCGCCGCCTTGGGTTCACGTCTCGCTTGGAGCGGCGGTAgggaaaaactaaacaaaacaacacaaagCCGCTACATATCCACACGTGCAACTTAGTCGCTATATTGCAATGTCTCATTGCAGGTTCTCAATGATAAACAACATGACTACAAACTCTTAAAAACTAGTGTTGCCCAGCGTTGGTTCGTTTTGATGCACAGTGTTACATTGGTTTTCCTGCGCCCTACTTTTCATtggattgtttttgtttgttttttattttaagattttttcaacatttttacgTTTACCCCAGTTTTCGTACAAACATTGCGCGTAACTAACTTGGCGGTGTACTTCTGTATCATTTCCCAGAATTGAGTGACCAAAGAAAAGAATCCCCCATGTTGGTGACtcagtttttgtacttttttttttagagaatacGGCTTAATGATaggccaccatggggccaaataaagttgtGGGTGCAAGCCctctgataaagaaggtgagaattaCTATTAGATTTGAATTCATAGCAAAAGTCCAAAGGTTACGTCCGTGTGGCTCCTCTGTCCCTGCTCATCGCCGTCTTTGCCAGACAGATGTATGCGTCCAtttcatgtacaaaacccaaaaccagtgaaattggcacgttgtgtaaatcggaaataaaaacagtatacaatgatttgcaaatccttttcaacctatattcaattgaatagactgcaaagacaagatacttaacgttcgaactggaaaacgttgttattttttgcgaatattagctcatttggaatttgatgcctgcaacacgtttaaaaaaaagctggcacaagtggcaaaaaagactgagaaagttgaggaatgctcatcaaacacttatttggaacatcccacaggggaacaggctaattgggaacaggtgggtgccatgattgggtctaaaagcagcttccatgaaatgctcagtcattcacaaacaaggatggggcgagggtcaccactttgtgaacaaatagtttaagaacaacatttctcaacaagattttgcaaggaatttatggatttcaccatctacggtctgtaatatcatcaaaaggttcagagaatctggagatatcTCTGCATGTAAGagacaatgcccgtgaccttcgatctctcaggcggtactgcatcaaaaagcaacatcagtgtgtaaaggatatcaccacatgggctcaggaacacttcagaaaaccactgtcagtaactacagttcgttgctacatctgtaagtgcaagttaaaactctactatgcaaagcgaaagccattcatcaacaacacccagaaacgccgccagctttgctgggcccaagctcatctaaaatggactgatgaaaagtgaAAAAGtattctgtagtctgacgagtccacatttcaaattgttttttgcaactgtggatgtcgtgtcctctggactaaagaggaaaagaaccatccggactggtataggcgcaaagttcaaaagccagcatctgtgatggtatgggggtgtattagtgcccaaggcatgggtaacttacacatctgtgaaggcaccattaatgctgaaaggtacatacaggttttggagcaacatatgttgccatccaaccgtctttttcatggacgcccctgcttatttcagcaagacaatgccaagccacattctacaCGTGTTACAACATGGTGGCTTTgaggtaaaagagtgcgggtactagactggcctgcctgtagtccagacccgtctcctattgaaaatgtgtggcacattatgaagcctaaaataccacaacgggggctcccggactgttgaacaacttaagctgtacatcaagcaagaatgggaaagaattccacctgaaaagcttcaaaaattgggctgttgttaaaaggaaaggccatgtaacacagtggtacttttttgcaatttgttgcagccattaaattccagGTTAATGattacatgcaaaaaaaaaaaagtttctcagttccaacattaaatatcttgtctttgcagtccattcaattgaatataagttgaaaaggatatgcaaatcattgtattctgtttttatttacgaattacacaacgtgccgacttcactggttttgggttttgtaatataacTTGTGCGATCGCTCCTCTCACACGTAATTAGTGACAACTTTCACCTTCCACAGAAATAAATTGTAAAAAAGGACTCCAGAAAACATATTGCAATAAAACAGCAAACGCTTATCGCAGGCCAGCGGGGGGTGGGAGAGAAAGTCCTGCACGCGGCAAAGAGCCCAGTGCGAGTACACCTTTAAGAAGTCTAAATGGGAAACTTTCATGCAGGCGATGGATGACGACGCAGAGTCTCCCAACAACGTCGTGGAGTATTCCATCATGACGGCGGACCCCGACAATGCGTTCGACATAAACGCAGAGACGGGCGAGATCCAGCTGAAGCCGTACATCAAGACCATGGAGATCGTGCACAACATCACCATGCAAAAGGACTGCAAGTGGTCCCTGGTGGTGCAGGCCCGAGACCGAGGCTCTCCGTCCTTCAGCACCACAGCCGTGGTCAACATTGACATTACCGAGGCAGTaagaccttttttttcttcttctgctgtttgaTGCTGGTAGCTCGAGCTGATGTAGAGTTCTGCATTTTAATTGCAACCTCGCTACGCTGCAGCTTATCACCGTTACGTTTGTAACAATCATTTTCCGTGCTTCATGACGTTCATTCAGTTGTCTTTTCATTGCACCGCTCTTGCATGTTGACAATGTTTCTGGTCTTGTGTGTTGTGCATCGTGCTTTCCAGATCAAGGGACGCGTCGTATCATACTTCATGGGCCTCAGCAAGCGTCCGCTGACTGTTTTCggcatttgtttcagcattgtcaTCTCTCTCATATTGCTAACCATCTGCATATCCACAATCCTGTACTGTAGTGCTGTGAAAAAGTCTAGAATCAATCCAGAGAGTAACTATATCAAAGTGATCCGCAGACCCAAGTGAGGAAAGTGATGCCTGCACTTCACATTGTGTCTGTCCCATCTTTTCTATATACAGTGGTACCAGGGCTTACGAGTGCTCCACCTTTTTCGGGATACAAGCGATAACATGGTAAAGGGGTTCAGATTACAAGCTGCCACACCACTAGTTGACGTAGTGAAAGCTACAGTGAACCCCCGTTAGATACTACCAAAACTTCCGGTGTCTTACTCACTAGCATCATCTTATAGCaagaaacttttttttccaaCCTGGGAATAAAGAAAATGAATGCTGATCAGAAGAatcggatgatattcattgaattaaataatGAATCATAAAAAAACATGACCCAGTATGTAGCCAACTTGGCGAAGCGTTAAGCACTGCTAGTCTGCGCATAGTGAAGAAGAATGAGTCGAGGAcaccagccaaggatgttaaaataatatccaaaggGTAgaaatgtatccatgaaaatatggagaagctgctgatggtgtgtttgtcgCAGAAGCAGCTCGAAGGAGATATCGCAGAAGTCCGCTTTCTCGGGGAACTGCTGTAGATTAttactacattacttcataaaactacaatATTTCTCGCCTGaaagttttcttttcttttttaaaggcatgcTACATGTTAAAAATGTGGTGTTTTGGGGGGAAACACAGATTAAAgtgatttaatacattttattggcGATGTTTTGCAATACAAGTTTTCTGAAGATACGAGCTGCGTCACAGAGCATTTTAAACTCCTATCCCGAGGTatcactgtatatacagtatatatatatatatatatatatatatatatatatatgtgtgtgtgtgtgtgtgtgtgtgtatatatatatatatgtgtgtgtatatatatatatatacacacacacacacacacacacatatatatatatatatatatatatatatatatatatatatatatatatatatatatatatatatataattttatttatttgaggGAATGTTGAAAGAGTACTAAAGCATGTTTGAAGAACTTTAGAAACTAACTAAATTATTTTTGGACATTGTAAAACTTCAAAATTGAATCAACTCTTAGCCAGCTGCGAGCGGGCACACAATCGTTAATCCACGGaacagtttttattattattattattattactaatgattatttttactttattagAAATATTCCTAGAAACTTCACGTTTGACACTAGTTGCGAGAATTTGTAAgtctaataaaaataaaagtacattgtacaagacAAATAAAAGGAGGACAATAAGTGTAACAGAAGAGTAAATAAAGAGCCACACATAAGGGTAAATACTTGCAGGGATGTGAGCAcccctttgagaaaaaaaaaaggaaaatggcgaaagaagaaaaaaacatttctatCAGCACGAAGTGCTGTCACGAAAACCctaaaagaaaattttgaaaatcaagactagatttactgcaattgggtgcattagTACACTATTTTTACCTAtacatttattctcatctaccaacctcttttggctgtctttttgacacttacatgtcccttgtaatgtaccacataatttttagtttttttagtaaatgatttactaacattatttaattaaaaatgtaatgtaaaattatataattttgtattttattttttagtaaatgatttactaacattatttaattaaaaatgtaatttaaaattatatatatatatatattttttttttttagtaaatgatttactaacattattataattgaaaatgtaatgtaaaattatataacatgcatgcaaagaactcccATTTCGCAACTGTATCCTGTAGCC
Protein-coding regions in this window:
- the LOC133577656 gene encoding cadherin-related family member 1a isoform X2; the encoded protein is MKKEKQMSPFTFVLLLHFSTVSHLDSHKGLSDYAPYFYDNGPSSTNGNMALFSISEDTPVGTQIYILNGTDPEEDSIQYGLTFEKGSKEYFRVEPNLGNVTLVLELDREEQDEISVLVSITDGRNKVVETARVFVTDTNDETPEFQNLPFIVNIPEDAVAGSSVYRVQALDKDMGSGGSISYSLQPSPNAKFTIDGNSGILRVKPGTTLDYETTPTHFVTVVAKDGGGKYKGKHQVLTSTATITVNILDAQDMPPSFIGTPYFGYIYEVSVPGSEIFTVYARDGDQGIPNPIYYSTVDGSDGVFDINSTSGCITLTTHPSLLKNELYEVEVKASEVGANGHLLDYDIAMVTIRVVDLNNHPPTFYGENGPQSKFEVTMYEHPPAGEILRGFKITVNDSDQGANAKFKLRLVGPSRVLRVVPQTVLNEAQVTIIVEDTSGIDYEKGPTLSFKLLAVEIDTPERFSATADIVINLLDTNDNTPKFTSEYYITRVAENSPGGSSVASVTANDPDSGPWGEVKYSIYGSGSDLFSIHPSTGLISTQPWTTLDAEVRSKFNFYVKAEDSKGKYSLAEVFVTVLDMNDHSPVFDDKLLEKTMVIGTPVKVEAMDDDAESPNNVVEYSIMTADPDNAFDINAETGEIQLKPYIKTMEIVHNITMQKDCKWSLVVQARDRGSPSFSTTAVVNIDITEAIKGRVVSYFMGLSKRPLTVFGICFSIVISLILLTICISTILYCSAVKKSRINPESNYIKVIRRPK